One part of the Eptesicus fuscus isolate TK198812 chromosome 2, DD_ASM_mEF_20220401, whole genome shotgun sequence genome encodes these proteins:
- the LOC103300835 gene encoding aldo-keto reductase family 1 member C15-like isoform X1 has product MVMDSKRTHSVKLNDGHFMPVLGFGTLASEGVPKSKAAEATKVAIDVGFRHIDAAYVYENEVEVGKALREKIADGTVKREDLFYTTKLWSTFFRPELVRPALERSLKKLQLDYVDLFIIHVPIAMKPGEELMPKDANGKFILETVDLRDTWEALEKCKDAGLTKSIGVSNFNHKLLEMILNKPGLKYKPVCNQVECHPYLNQSKLLEFCKSKDIVLVAYSALGSQRDPNWVEKDSPILLEDPILKAIAKKHNRSPGQVALRYQVQRGVVVLAKSFNEKRIKENFQVLEFELSPEDMKAIDSLNRNSRFFKLPFAVDHPYYPFSEEY; this is encoded by the exons ATGGTGATGGACTCCAAACGTACTCATTCTGTGAAACTGAATGATGGGCACTTCATGCCTGTGCTTGGATTTGGCACTCTTGCTTCTGAAGGT gtTCCTAAGAGCAAGGCCGCTGAGGCAACCAAAGTGGCAATCGATGTAGGTTTCCGTCACATTGACGCAGCATACGTCTATGAAAATGAGGTGGAGGTCGGCAAGGCACTTCGAGAGAAGATTGCGGATGGCACTGTGAAGAGAGAGGACCTATTCTACACCACCAAG CTTTGGTCTACGTTCTTTCGACCAGAATTGGTTCGACCTGCCCTGGAAAGGTCACTGAAGAAACTTCAACTTGACTATGTAGATCTATTCATCATTCATGTGCCAATAGCTATGAAG CCTGGAGAGGAGCTTATGCCTAAAGATGCCAATgggaaatttattttagagacagtggacCTGCGTGACACCTGGGAG GCTCTGGAGAAGTGTAAGGATGCAGGTTTAACCAAGTCCATTGGGGTGTCCAATTTCAATCACAAACTGCTGGAGATGATCCTGAACAAGCCAGGGCTCAAGTACAAGCCCGTCTGCAACCAG GTGGAATGTCACCCGTATCTCAACCAGAGCAAACTCTTGGAATTCTGCAAGTCCAAGGACATTGTTCTTGTTGCCTACAGTGCCCTGGGGTCCCAAAGAGACCCAAACTG GGTGGAAAAGGATAGCCCCATTCTCTTGGAGGACCCTATCTTGAAGGCCATTGCCAAGAAACACAATAGAAGTCCAGGTCAGGTGGCCCTGCGTTACCAAGTGCAGCGAGGGGTAGTGGTCCTGGCCAAGAGCTTCAATGAGAAGAGAATCAAAGAGAACTTCCAG GTTTTGGAGTTTGAATTGTCTCCAGAAGACATGAAAGCAATTGACAGCCTGAACAGAAATTCtcgattttttaaattaccatt
- the LOC103300835 gene encoding aldo-keto reductase family 1 member C15-like isoform X2 — MDSKPTHSVKLNDGHFMPVLGFGTFASEGVPKSKAAEATKVAIDVGFRHIDAAYVYENEVEVGKALREKIADGTVKREDLFYTTKLWSTFFRPELVRPALERSLKKLQLDYVDLFIIHVPIAMKPGEELMPKDANGKFILETVDLRDTWEALEKCKDAGLTKSIGVSNFNHKLLEMILNKPGLKYKPVCNQVECHPYLNQSKLLEFCKSKDIVLVAYSALGSQRDPNWVEKDSPILLEDPILKAIAKKHNRSPGQVALRYQVQRGVVVLAKSFNEKRIKENFQVLEFELSPEDMKAIDSLNRNSRFFKLPFAVDHPYYPFSEEY, encoded by the exons ATGGACTCCAAACCTACTCATTCTGTGAAACTGAATGATGGGCACTTCATGCCTGTGCTTGGATTTGGCACTTTTGCTTCTGAAGGT gtTCCTAAGAGCAAGGCCGCTGAGGCAACCAAAGTGGCAATCGATGTAGGTTTCCGTCACATTGACGCAGCATACGTCTATGAAAATGAGGTGGAGGTCGGCAAGGCACTTCGAGAGAAGATTGCGGATGGCACTGTGAAGAGAGAGGACCTATTCTACACCACCAAG CTTTGGTCTACGTTCTTTCGACCAGAATTGGTTCGACCTGCCCTGGAAAGGTCACTGAAGAAACTTCAACTTGACTATGTAGATCTATTCATCATTCATGTGCCAATAGCTATGAAG CCTGGAGAGGAGCTTATGCCTAAAGATGCCAATgggaaatttattttagagacagtggacCTGCGTGACACCTGGGAG GCTCTGGAGAAGTGTAAGGATGCAGGTTTAACCAAGTCCATTGGGGTGTCCAATTTCAATCACAAACTGCTGGAGATGATCCTGAACAAGCCAGGGCTCAAGTACAAGCCCGTCTGCAACCAG GTGGAATGTCACCCGTATCTCAACCAGAGCAAACTCTTGGAATTCTGCAAGTCCAAGGACATTGTTCTTGTTGCCTACAGTGCCCTGGGGTCCCAAAGAGACCCAAACTG GGTGGAAAAGGATAGCCCCATTCTCTTGGAGGACCCTATCTTGAAGGCCATTGCCAAGAAACACAATAGAAGTCCAGGTCAGGTGGCCCTGCGTTACCAAGTGCAGCGAGGGGTAGTGGTCCTGGCCAAGAGCTTCAATGAGAAGAGAATCAAAGAGAACTTCCAG GTTTTGGAGTTTGAATTGTCTCCAGAAGACATGAAAGCAATTGACAGCCTGAACAGAAATTCtcgattttttaaattaccatt